The following coding sequences lie in one Sinorhizobium fredii USDA 257 genomic window:
- a CDS encoding response regulator, with translation MEYLRSAEGAAKGVVTDIMLSDRAVDGWEVARTAREIDPEVAVVYISGHGAVDWPSERAFPNSIVLEKPFAIAQLITAISNSSTVV, from the coding sequence ATGGAGTACCTCAGGAGCGCAGAAGGCGCAGCCAAGGGTGTGGTCACTGACATCATGCTCTCGGATAGGGCCGTCGACGGTTGGGAGGTAGCGCGCACTGCCCGGGAGATCGACCCGGAGGTAGCTGTCGTCTACATCAGTGGACACGGCGCGGTTGACTGGCCGTCCGAAAGGGCGTTCCCAAACAGTATCGTGCTTGAGAAGCCGTTCGCCATAGCGCAGTTGATTACCGCGATCTCCAACTCCTCAACGGTCGTTTAG